One Persicobacter psychrovividus DNA window includes the following coding sequences:
- a CDS encoding GAF domain-containing protein, translated as MIFSTFFNGERHQHLDGHQRNNLHATVITSCNMLALAATCMTFLFYGHSQHLWLPGLEMLVAFTCLALAWRGAAQSAANVLVFGTAINIMLISIADTALGQSPRLPIILMQIVAVILPFVIFSLKNKAQLVGSVAFTLVCFLPPYFTPEFIDPEGHILGVSGSFFYKVFSAGTALNIFFLVGLMEFFAHKQRQNNGKLVSEMEEKQTTLAVQSKEMKDYLEEIEKQKKEDEHRQWIISGISEVDALLRSNLQDQEMLDALVHEVVKYTGSVQGGLYLVEQKEGKDLLRLSAAYAYDRKKFIDGEIQIGEGLIGQCYLEREPIFLTDVPNDYVKITSGLGEANPRCIAILPMIYNEEIVAVFESAAFNVLNKYQMEYLKAVSSSIAAYLVNRKVAARTNILLKESQLATEQLRAQEEEMRQNMEELHATHEQMTRMQDEQKSQHDRMLNEQKQHANVFTKIFNEVPNKLFMKDDECRMIMVNEAVCKAHNCTAEDLLGKSDLDFFGEKTGTPMVEEEKEIMRTGMREYRQTELSEIAGGKTKYLRTIKMPFYIDYLGKTGLLGIQFDETEKYENEDRIRQLEEELMKLKSATNAAAK; from the coding sequence ATGATATTTTCCACATTTTTCAACGGGGAAAGACATCAACACCTGGACGGTCACCAACGCAATAATTTGCATGCGACGGTCATTACCTCTTGTAACATGCTGGCCCTTGCTGCCACCTGTATGACTTTCCTATTTTATGGCCACTCACAGCATTTATGGCTGCCAGGGCTCGAAATGCTTGTCGCTTTCACCTGCCTTGCATTAGCATGGCGCGGCGCGGCGCAATCAGCAGCTAACGTTTTGGTCTTTGGTACTGCCATCAATATTATGCTGATTTCTATTGCTGATACAGCCTTAGGACAAAGCCCAAGGTTACCCATCATCCTGATGCAGATTGTGGCTGTGATTTTACCCTTCGTGATTTTCTCACTGAAAAATAAAGCGCAGCTGGTCGGTAGTGTTGCCTTTACATTGGTATGCTTTCTTCCGCCCTATTTCACTCCAGAATTTATCGACCCTGAAGGTCATATTTTAGGCGTTAGCGGCAGCTTTTTCTATAAAGTATTCTCCGCAGGCACCGCCTTAAACATCTTCTTTTTGGTTGGTCTGATGGAGTTTTTCGCACACAAACAACGTCAGAATAACGGAAAGCTGGTAAGCGAAATGGAAGAAAAGCAAACGACCCTCGCTGTACAATCCAAAGAGATGAAAGACTACCTTGAGGAGATTGAAAAGCAGAAAAAAGAAGACGAGCATAGGCAATGGATTATCTCGGGCATCTCTGAAGTAGATGCTTTACTGAGATCAAATTTACAAGACCAAGAAATGCTTGATGCGCTTGTGCATGAAGTGGTGAAGTACACGGGATCGGTACAGGGAGGTCTGTATCTTGTAGAGCAGAAAGAAGGTAAGGATCTTTTGCGATTGTCCGCTGCATATGCTTATGACCGCAAGAAATTTATTGATGGGGAGATTCAGATTGGTGAAGGACTCATCGGGCAGTGTTATCTTGAGCGCGAGCCGATCTTCCTGACGGATGTACCAAATGATTACGTGAAGATTACTTCTGGGCTCGGTGAAGCCAACCCAAGATGCATCGCCATTCTTCCAATGATTTACAATGAGGAAATTGTGGCCGTCTTTGAATCTGCTGCTTTTAATGTGCTGAACAAATATCAGATGGAGTACCTGAAGGCTGTTTCCTCTTCTATTGCAGCCTATTTGGTGAACAGAAAAGTGGCCGCACGCACAAATATCCTACTGAAGGAATCGCAATTGGCAACGGAACAACTTCGGGCACAGGAAGAAGAAATGCGCCAGAATATGGAAGAGCTGCATGCAACACACGAGCAAATGACCCGCATGCAGGACGAGCAGAAAAGTCAGCATGACCGAATGTTAAACGAGCAGAAACAGCATGCCAATGTGTTTACCAAAATCTTTAATGAAGTACCGAATAAGCTTTTCATGAAAGATGATGAATGCAGAATGATTATGGTTAATGAGGCGGTTTGCAAGGCTCATAATTGTACTGCAGAGGATTTATTGGGCAAATCGGACTTAGACTTTTTCGGAGAGAAAACAGGTACACCGATGGTTGAGGAGGAGAAGGAAATCATGCGCACAGGCATGAGGGAATATCGCCAAACGGAGCTATCGGAAATTGCAGGTGGCAAGACCAAATACCTCAGAACGATAAAAATGCCATTTTATATCGACTACCTCGGCAAAACAGGTCTTTTGGGAATTCAGTTTGATGAAACTGAAAAATATGAAAATGAAGACCGTATTCGTCAGCTGGAAGAAGAATTAATGAAGCTGAAAAGTGCGACAAATGCCGCCGCGAAATAA
- a CDS encoding patatin-like phospholipase family protein, translating to MKNYSSIGGVFSGGGVRGVAHLGVIKALQARGINFDIVAGTSSGALVACFYAAGVSPDDTLEIFKTLTVRKLLKPAWNRRGLLDLHQLTPLFDQYLPVRTFEALEKPLTICAINMTDGQVKYFQSGDLYAPLMASCALPGIFAPIIIDGKQYVDGGMLNNLPVEAILGRADFIVGSHCNVVKKGDELLTIKKNIERCLLMAVGANVKNSQKWCNWFIEPPLLCDFQALEMKRLDQIFQIGYEYASRYLDSHL from the coding sequence ATGAAAAATTATTCTTCCATAGGTGGAGTGTTCTCTGGCGGAGGGGTGCGGGGTGTTGCTCATTTGGGGGTAATTAAGGCGCTGCAGGCTCGTGGAATAAATTTCGATATCGTTGCGGGCACCAGTTCTGGGGCACTTGTTGCCTGCTTTTATGCGGCGGGAGTTTCCCCTGATGATACCCTCGAAATCTTTAAAACCCTTACGGTTAGAAAGCTGCTCAAGCCAGCATGGAATCGGCGAGGATTATTGGACTTGCATCAGCTTACACCTTTATTTGATCAGTATCTCCCTGTACGCACTTTTGAAGCCCTCGAAAAGCCATTGACTATTTGTGCAATTAATATGACCGATGGGCAAGTGAAGTATTTTCAGTCGGGGGATTTATATGCACCGCTAATGGCGAGTTGTGCATTGCCGGGCATTTTTGCCCCGATTATTATTGACGGTAAGCAGTATGTGGATGGTGGGATGTTGAATAATTTACCCGTGGAGGCGATTCTGGGCCGTGCAGATTTTATTGTGGGAAGCCATTGCAATGTGGTTAAGAAGGGGGACGAGCTGCTGACCATCAAAAAAAATATTGAAAGATGCCTGCTGATGGCCGTTGGTGCCAATGTGAAAAATAGCCAAAAATGGTGTAACTGGTTTATTGAGCCACCATTACTTTGTGATTTTCAAGCCTTGGAAATGAAGCGCCTTGATCAGATTTTTCAGATTGGTTATGAATATGCTTCCCGTTATTTAGATTCACATCTGTAA
- a CDS encoding 1-acyl-sn-glycerol-3-phosphate acyltransferase, which translates to MWYLIAKIIFKVSGWTVERSFSDDVKKAVVIAAPHTSNWDIIYARAGFFLMNLPVRFTIKHEWVKNPFVGGLLKQLGAIGIDRRPKGERTDKKRSMVDAMANLYEGVDEMMILVTPEGTRKYAPKWKTGFYRLAQQANVPIALGYLDYENKKAGIGTLVYPSGDYEADLKLIQDFYRPIKGRFPEQGIR; encoded by the coding sequence ATGTGGTATTTGATTGCTAAGATTATTTTTAAAGTTTCTGGTTGGACTGTTGAGCGCTCTTTTTCTGATGATGTCAAAAAGGCGGTCGTGATTGCAGCTCCGCACACCAGTAACTGGGATATTATTTATGCTCGTGCGGGCTTTTTTCTCATGAACTTGCCTGTTCGTTTCACCATTAAGCACGAGTGGGTGAAAAACCCTTTTGTGGGAGGCTTGCTCAAACAGCTCGGAGCCATCGGAATTGATCGCCGACCAAAAGGGGAGCGTACCGATAAAAAACGCTCGATGGTGGATGCCATGGCCAACCTGTATGAAGGTGTGGACGAGATGATGATTTTGGTCACGCCTGAAGGTACAAGAAAATATGCCCCAAAATGGAAGACTGGTTTTTACCGCTTGGCGCAACAGGCTAATGTGCCGATTGCATTGGGCTATTTGGATTATGAAAATAAAAAAGCGGGTATTGGAACGTTGGTTTACCCTTCGGGAGATTATGAAGCTGACCTTAAGCTGATTCAGGATTTTTATCGGCCGATTAAAGGACGATTCCCCGAGCAGGGCATCCGTTAA
- the cobT gene encoding nicotinate-nucleotide--dimethylbenzimidazole phosphoribosyltransferase produces MNHTSIPTVSPLNLESKAAIQHKIDQKIKPVGSLGLLESIALKVALIQETEAPEISNPHLFVFAADHGITAEGVSPFPSEVTPQMVLNFLSGGAGINAFANRHGWSLKVVDAGVNFDFEAHPLLVDAKVKKGTGNFLKAPAMSESECLSAFVKASALVQEAKEAGANTIAFGEMGIGNTTTASLLMAKVLGLSGTECAGKGTGANEAIVARKAEVIDLALEKYADLKDPLAILSAMGGLEIAMVCGAMLEAAAQRMLIVVDGFIITSALLMAEQLCPEVLDYCVFAHQSNEQGHQKMLKHFNATPILQLGLRLGEGTGAALALPMIQSAVDFLNQMNSFETGGVATGE; encoded by the coding sequence ATGAATCATACAAGCATTCCAACTGTTTCGCCATTAAACCTTGAGTCCAAAGCTGCTATTCAGCATAAAATCGATCAGAAAATCAAGCCTGTCGGTTCTTTGGGCTTGCTCGAGTCCATCGCTTTGAAAGTTGCATTAATTCAGGAAACAGAGGCTCCCGAAATCAGTAATCCCCACTTATTTGTTTTTGCCGCTGACCATGGCATCACAGCAGAAGGCGTGAGCCCTTTTCCTTCAGAGGTAACCCCTCAGATGGTATTGAATTTTCTTTCTGGCGGAGCTGGGATCAATGCTTTTGCGAATCGACATGGTTGGTCGCTCAAGGTGGTAGACGCAGGGGTGAATTTTGACTTCGAAGCCCACCCGTTGCTGGTTGACGCCAAAGTGAAAAAGGGTACAGGCAATTTCCTGAAAGCACCTGCCATGTCGGAATCAGAATGTTTGAGTGCCTTTGTAAAAGCCTCCGCTTTGGTGCAAGAGGCCAAGGAGGCCGGCGCCAATACCATTGCTTTTGGAGAAATGGGCATTGGAAATACCACCACCGCTTCTTTGCTAATGGCGAAAGTTTTAGGGCTTTCAGGAACGGAATGTGCGGGCAAAGGTACCGGAGCCAATGAGGCCATTGTGGCGCGCAAAGCCGAAGTGATCGATTTGGCCTTGGAGAAATATGCCGACCTGAAGGATCCTTTGGCGATTCTTTCTGCCATGGGCGGCCTTGAAATTGCGATGGTTTGTGGTGCGATGCTGGAGGCGGCAGCGCAGCGGATGCTGATTGTGGTTGATGGATTTATCATCACTTCTGCCTTGTTAATGGCCGAGCAGCTTTGTCCTGAAGTGCTTGATTATTGTGTTTTTGCTCACCAGTCCAATGAGCAGGGGCATCAAAAGATGCTGAAACACTTTAACGCCACACCAATTTTGCAACTGGGCCTCCGCCTGGGCGAAGGAACGGGTGCGGCACTGGCATTGCCGATGATTCAGTCTGCCGTTGATTTTTTGAATCAGATGAACAGTTTTGAAACAGGCGGCGTAGCCACAGGCGAATGA
- a CDS encoding adenosylcobinamide-GDP ribazoletransferase codes for MMFFTRIPIPVKIPYGQDYLDGATRYFPLIGYLVGGICALVYFLAQQLWSPEIALLFSMVSGVLVTGAFHEDGWSDMWDGFGGGWTKDRILVIMKDSRIGAYGGIALVLLLLMKFFALRDLAPGPILWSIWTAHVLSRIMAGSVTYQYPYARAEDDPTAKPSIKRPQPVDLLFYLLFMLIPLAFAPTLAFLWIILPAFLVRTYMAWYFKRWVGGYTGDCLGAIQQATEVTVYLSILAMIALV; via the coding sequence ATGATGTTTTTTACACGGATTCCTATCCCAGTAAAAATTCCTTATGGACAGGACTATCTTGATGGTGCAACGCGGTATTTTCCTCTCATTGGTTATTTGGTGGGGGGAATTTGTGCGTTGGTTTATTTCTTGGCTCAGCAGTTGTGGAGCCCAGAAATCGCTTTGTTGTTTTCCATGGTGTCAGGCGTTTTGGTAACAGGGGCATTTCATGAAGACGGCTGGAGTGATATGTGGGATGGCTTCGGCGGAGGATGGACCAAAGATCGAATTTTGGTCATTATGAAAGATTCCAGGATCGGCGCTTATGGTGGAATTGCTTTGGTGCTGTTATTACTGATGAAATTCTTTGCTTTGCGCGATCTTGCTCCTGGGCCAATTTTATGGTCAATATGGACAGCGCATGTGCTCAGTAGAATTATGGCGGGCTCGGTAACTTATCAATATCCATATGCCCGCGCGGAAGATGACCCTACCGCCAAGCCAAGTATAAAGCGGCCTCAGCCTGTAGATTTATTGTTTTATTTGCTGTTTATGCTGATCCCTCTTGCTTTTGCTCCAACGCTTGCCTTTTTATGGATCATCCTACCCGCATTTCTGGTGCGAACCTATATGGCGTGGTATTTCAAACGATGGGTGGGCGGTTATACAGGCGACTGCCTCGGGGCCATACAGCAAGCCACAGAAGTAACGGTCTATTTGTCTATTTTAGCCATGATTGCTTTAGTCTGA
- the cobC gene encoding alpha-ribazole phosphatase, with product MKKITLIRHTTPKVEKGICYGQLDLPVASSFPQESASVREKLGKADFDLLYSSPLLRTKLLAEALFSPSEIVFSDSLKEFDFGIFEGKRWTDLPQELFDAWDADLLNFQFEQGECLKGFYHRVKELTGASAFQSAENIAIVTHAGVIRCLLAWAWDVEVEKIFQFDFPYGSVLEIKYWGPGKIQWKLL from the coding sequence ATGAAAAAAATTACGCTGATAAGACACACCACTCCCAAAGTAGAAAAGGGGATATGCTATGGGCAACTCGACTTGCCCGTAGCATCTTCATTTCCTCAGGAATCTGCCTCAGTTCGCGAAAAGTTAGGGAAGGCAGATTTTGACCTGCTGTATTCGTCGCCATTGTTGCGGACAAAATTGCTCGCCGAGGCGTTATTTTCTCCCTCAGAAATTGTGTTCAGTGATTCGCTTAAAGAGTTTGATTTCGGGATTTTCGAGGGGAAACGATGGACAGATTTACCTCAGGAATTGTTCGATGCCTGGGATGCAGATTTATTGAATTTTCAGTTTGAGCAAGGGGAGTGCCTGAAAGGTTTTTACCACAGAGTGAAAGAACTCACAGGCGCTTCAGCTTTTCAGTCAGCAGAAAATATAGCGATTGTTACCCATGCAGGCGTGATCAGGTGTTTGCTTGCCTGGGCTTGGGATGTTGAGGTGGAGAAAATTTTTCAGTTTGACTTTCCTTACGGATCAGTGTTGGAAATCAAATATTGGGGACCGGGAAAAATTCAATGGAAACTTCTCTGA
- a CDS encoding lipopolysaccharide kinase InaA family protein, with protein sequence MNKVKIISTGEAQQAFLDELHENFNSIGTTLQGGRNEVKVVDCGAQKLCVKSFGKPTLANTFIYSFIRKTKAERSYLHALQLLEMGVDTPQPISYIEVKNRWGILKNAYYISDFDPGMYDVSHLLSTEVEDRALIIDQFIDFVIHDLHAQGILHKDFNGGNILVHKGPERNYRFALIDINRMSFNHEFNRRAKIKNVQSLTSDVDALIYLAKRYAEIEQKNFGDVVMPLLSVKNFLGKKRHYTKKFLHGLKRIFLQKKLQH encoded by the coding sequence ATGAATAAAGTAAAAATAATTTCGACGGGTGAAGCGCAGCAGGCATTCCTTGATGAGCTTCATGAAAATTTCAACAGCATTGGAACAACACTACAGGGTGGGAGAAATGAGGTAAAGGTAGTGGATTGCGGAGCCCAGAAACTCTGCGTAAAATCCTTTGGAAAGCCAACTTTGGCCAATACTTTTATTTATTCATTTATTAGAAAAACAAAAGCGGAGCGTTCTTACCTGCACGCCCTTCAGTTGCTTGAAATGGGTGTGGACACGCCTCAACCGATCAGTTATATTGAAGTAAAAAACAGGTGGGGCATTTTAAAGAACGCCTATTATATTTCGGATTTTGATCCGGGGATGTATGATGTATCCCATTTGCTCTCTACTGAGGTGGAAGATCGGGCCCTGATCATTGATCAGTTCATTGATTTTGTCATTCATGATCTTCATGCACAGGGAATTCTACATAAAGATTTTAATGGGGGGAATATTTTGGTACACAAAGGCCCTGAAAGGAATTATCGTTTTGCACTGATTGACATCAACAGGATGAGCTTTAACCATGAGTTCAATCGGCGGGCAAAAATCAAAAATGTACAATCTTTAACCTCCGATGTTGATGCGCTGATTTATTTGGCCAAGCGATATGCAGAAATTGAGCAGAAAAATTTTGGCGATGTTGTCATGCCATTGCTGTCGGTAAAAAATTTCCTCGGAAAAAAACGCCATTATACCAAGAAATTCCTTCACGGTCTGAAGCGTATTTTTCTTCAGAAAAAACTTCAGCATTAA
- the treF gene encoding alpha,alpha-trehalase TreF has product MLSYTPDTPLYEVFEAFQNVGLFEDSKTFVDAELVTNQDAVVQDFLATKGRDKQTLSALFKRHYELPEAKHEVALKPTDSMEEHIAMLWPLLVHQDSVQQQGSSLIAVPKPYVIPGGRFREGYYWDSYFTMLGLLEAGKLELVTGMVDNFAYLLKTYGLIPNGNRTYYLSRSQPPVFAMMVKALEEKKGREFCLKYLPALQREYAFWMDGAAELQPKGQYRRVVKLSTGQVLNRYWDDEDSPRPESFREDEALAKGLPEEQQKEMYRNLRAGAESGWDFSARWFRDQQSLSEIHTTEILPVDLNCMLYFLEHTIAEYHNELDQYEEAKLMATKAQTRKMAIQELMWSRKHGFFVDYDWKQEKKRYIFTLAGAWPLYFNLASDAQALKVTHKLSADFLKSGGWVTTLINSTQQWDSPNGWAPLQWVVFKGLENYNQKLLAKKGAQRWVELNRKVWKNTGKMMEKYNVVDADLLAGGGEYPAQDGFGWTNGVVVAMLADGVMEKKKATVVAE; this is encoded by the coding sequence ATGCTTTCATACACGCCAGATACTCCCTTGTACGAAGTTTTTGAAGCCTTTCAGAATGTAGGCTTATTTGAAGACAGCAAGACTTTTGTGGATGCCGAATTGGTAACCAATCAGGATGCCGTGGTGCAGGACTTTTTAGCCACCAAAGGCAGGGATAAACAAACGCTATCGGCTTTGTTTAAAAGGCATTATGAATTGCCTGAGGCCAAACATGAGGTAGCGCTGAAGCCTACGGATAGTATGGAGGAGCATATTGCCATGCTTTGGCCTTTACTTGTTCATCAGGATTCGGTACAGCAGCAGGGGTCAAGTCTTATTGCGGTGCCCAAGCCATACGTTATTCCTGGAGGACGCTTTCGGGAAGGGTATTACTGGGATAGTTATTTTACGATGCTTGGACTTTTGGAAGCTGGTAAGCTTGAATTGGTGACGGGCATGGTCGATAATTTTGCCTATTTGCTGAAGACTTATGGTTTGATTCCCAATGGTAACCGAACTTATTATTTGTCGCGATCGCAACCGCCAGTTTTTGCCATGATGGTCAAGGCACTTGAAGAGAAAAAGGGGCGGGAATTCTGTCTGAAATATCTGCCTGCACTTCAGCGGGAATATGCTTTTTGGATGGATGGTGCTGCGGAACTTCAGCCTAAAGGGCAATACCGCCGTGTGGTGAAGTTGTCAACAGGTCAGGTATTAAACAGGTATTGGGACGATGAAGACAGTCCAAGGCCAGAAAGTTTCCGTGAGGATGAAGCCCTTGCCAAGGGGCTGCCAGAAGAGCAGCAAAAAGAAATGTACAGAAATCTTCGCGCGGGTGCTGAAAGTGGCTGGGATTTTTCTGCCCGCTGGTTCCGCGATCAGCAGTCGTTATCAGAAATCCATACGACGGAAATTTTACCCGTAGACTTGAACTGTATGCTGTACTTTTTGGAGCATACCATTGCTGAATATCATAACGAGCTGGATCAATATGAGGAAGCAAAACTGATGGCAACAAAAGCGCAGACCCGCAAAATGGCCATTCAGGAGTTGATGTGGTCGCGAAAGCATGGTTTTTTTGTGGATTATGACTGGAAGCAGGAAAAGAAACGCTACATTTTCACCCTCGCTGGTGCATGGCCATTATATTTTAACCTCGCCTCAGACGCTCAGGCGCTTAAAGTAACTCATAAATTGAGCGCTGATTTTCTAAAATCAGGCGGATGGGTGACCACCTTGATTAACTCCACCCAACAATGGGACAGCCCGAATGGATGGGCACCCTTGCAATGGGTCGTATTCAAGGGGCTGGAGAATTACAACCAAAAGCTACTCGCCAAAAAAGGTGCGCAGCGTTGGGTTGAGCTCAATAGAAAAGTATGGAAAAACACGGGGAAAATGATGGAAAAATACAATGTGGTGGATGCTGATTTGTTGGCTGGCGGCGGCGAATACCCTGCCCAGGATGGCTTCGGCTGGACAAACGGTGTGGTGGTGGCCATGTTAGCGGACGGTGTTATGGAAAAGAAAAAGGCAACGGTGGTGGCAGAGTAA
- a CDS encoding FixH family protein, giving the protein MKFLNSFTFLMIAISVVLFSCSNETEEVIQDQGLLVESFDIPDTDLKLEMYGHHKLMSGYNPLGLRVVNANGETVDAQINVEPMMYMGGGTYHYTPIDVPAIDFPKGQTPIGILFVMSSTNGYWELTFSVEGNGVETQFSERVQVADSQPEDRTYGQHFLGTLIHGEPYYFSYYWKNGRPLADANEWVGVAYKFSRSNGFVPVSGLEWNTISWMASMNHGAPENQTAEEIDGFEGHYATKVNFTMTGDWQIANDVKMGEMSVLSSEAMPAEKEGEIDYYAGDVFYLEFN; this is encoded by the coding sequence ATGAAGTTTTTAAATTCATTTACTTTTTTAATGATCGCTATCTCAGTGGTCCTATTTTCTTGTTCGAACGAAACTGAAGAAGTGATTCAAGATCAAGGACTTTTGGTCGAATCATTTGATATTCCTGATACAGATTTAAAGTTGGAAATGTACGGACATCACAAGCTGATGTCGGGTTACAATCCTTTGGGCTTGCGTGTGGTGAATGCCAATGGAGAAACCGTTGATGCACAAATTAATGTGGAGCCGATGATGTATATGGGGGGAGGGACCTACCACTATACTCCAATTGATGTGCCTGCTATTGATTTTCCCAAAGGTCAAACGCCGATAGGAATTCTTTTTGTCATGTCATCTACAAATGGGTATTGGGAATTAACTTTTTCAGTTGAGGGTAATGGTGTTGAAACTCAATTTTCTGAAAGGGTTCAAGTGGCCGATAGCCAACCTGAAGATCGCACGTATGGCCAACATTTCTTAGGTACACTAATTCATGGCGAACCTTATTACTTTTCCTACTACTGGAAAAATGGGCGACCTTTAGCAGATGCAAACGAGTGGGTAGGGGTTGCCTATAAATTCAGCAGGTCAAATGGCTTCGTTCCCGTTTCTGGTTTGGAATGGAACACCATTTCTTGGATGGCTTCGATGAATCATGGTGCACCTGAAAACCAAACGGCTGAAGAAATCGACGGTTTCGAAGGCCACTACGCTACCAAAGTAAACTTCACCATGACAGGCGACTGGCAAATTGCCAACGATGTCAAAATGGGGGAAATGTCTGTGTTGTCATCAGAGGCAATGCCTGCAGAAAAAGAAGGTGAGATTGACTATTACGCAGGTGATGTCTTCTATCTTGAGTTCAATTAG
- the tnpA gene encoding IS66 family insertion sequence element accessory protein TnpA, which produces MKRGEKQKIALVEKWERSSLSIRKFCESEDISQASFYKWKRLKKEKVSSFSQFHTLEVDWPSGQEEKVTQGEIEIHFPNGVKIFMPSDSSMERLTDIIHSC; this is translated from the coding sequence ATGAAAAGAGGTGAAAAACAAAAGATTGCTTTGGTAGAAAAGTGGGAACGTTCCTCGTTGAGTATTCGGAAATTTTGTGAATCCGAAGACATCAGTCAAGCGAGTTTTTATAAATGGAAGCGTTTAAAAAAGGAAAAGGTATCAAGCTTTTCTCAATTTCACACACTTGAAGTGGATTGGCCTTCAGGGCAGGAGGAAAAAGTAACGCAGGGTGAAATTGAAATTCATTTTCCCAATGGCGTCAAAATTTTCATGCCATCGGACTCATCAATGGAACGTTTAACTGATATCATTCACTCATGTTAG
- the tnpB gene encoding IS66 family insertion sequence element accessory protein TnpB (TnpB, as the term is used for proteins encoded by IS66 family insertion elements, is considered an accessory protein, since TnpC, encoded by a neighboring gene, is a DDE family transposase.): MLAVGPKDLLFLFSEPMDMRKSFDGLCGLIRNCTDKNPMDRNIYIFVNKSRNMIKLLRFEGDGFAIYFKRLEKGRIELPKKQDDGTVSLKISHATVMMMLEGIGLEKRKNRKRHQSKNSL, from the coding sequence ATGTTAGCTGTTGGACCAAAGGATTTATTATTTCTATTCAGTGAGCCAATGGATATGCGCAAGAGTTTCGATGGGCTTTGTGGTTTGATACGGAATTGTACGGATAAAAACCCAATGGACCGGAATATTTATATTTTTGTCAATAAGTCACGAAATATGATCAAGTTACTTCGTTTTGAAGGCGATGGCTTTGCGATCTATTTTAAGCGTTTGGAAAAGGGGCGTATCGAACTTCCTAAAAAGCAGGATGATGGAACTGTCAGTCTAAAAATATCTCATGCGACAGTCATGATGATGCTCGAAGGTATCGGTTTGGAAAAACGAAAAAATAGGAAGCGACATCAGTCTAAAAACAGTCTTTAA